From the Leucoraja erinacea ecotype New England chromosome 33, Leri_hhj_1, whole genome shotgun sequence genome, one window contains:
- the LOC129712743 gene encoding calmodulin-like protein 4: MRCLGTKPTPGEVERHMLHHKIGRNSELDFSTFLAIIHRQQQQEDPEREIREAMLMADKEKRGYLTATELRTKLTQMGEKLTNREVDELLRQANISPNGIVKYEDFIRAILLPPADY, translated from the exons ATGCGATGCTTGGGAACCAAGCCCACTCCTGGAGAGGTGGAGAGACACATGCTGCATCATAAAATAG GTAGAAACAGCGAGCTGGATTTCTCAACCTTCCTGGCCATCATCCACCGGCAGCAACAGCAGGAGGATCCCGAGAGAGAGATCCGGGAAGCCATGTTGATGGCTGACAAAGAGAAAAGAGGCTACCTAACAGCGACTGAGCTGAGGACCAAGCTGACCCAGATGGGGGAGAAACTGACCAACAGGGAAG TGGATGAGCTGCTACGACAAGCCAATATCTCCCCGAATGGAATCGTGAAATACGAGGACTTCATCCGGGCTATCCTCCTGCCTCCTGCGGACTACTGA